In Tsuneonella amylolytica, one genomic interval encodes:
- a CDS encoding DUF475 domain-containing protein, which translates to MQTLKRFYGFSLIFTLVCLGLGVWYGLSSTGSIGGTAQMLWIIVVLSVLEISLSFDNAVVNASVLKDMDRVWQKRFLTWGIAFAVFGMRIVFPLAIVAIAAGIGPVETIRLSLDDPAQYERLVSGAHVGIAGFGGAFLAMVGLKFFFDGEKDVHWIGAFERFLGRFAALPAAEIGLLLLAIWGISLLLPDAEALTFVVAGILGIVTFIAVEGVSTLLELHEEKQRVVGAAVRSGLGGFIYLNILDASFSFDGVIGAFALSNNMIVIALGLSIGAMFVRSMTIHLVEKGTLAQYRYLEHGAFWAIIVLGAIMLLSARWHIPETITGLIGAILIGLSLWWSVRFNRANPEPATSASEQPAG; encoded by the coding sequence ATGCAGACGCTCAAGCGCTTCTACGGCTTTTCGCTGATCTTCACCCTCGTCTGCCTCGGTCTCGGGGTTTGGTACGGCCTTTCGAGCACCGGCAGCATCGGCGGAACCGCGCAGATGCTGTGGATCATCGTGGTGCTGTCGGTCCTCGAAATCTCGCTCAGCTTCGACAACGCGGTCGTGAACGCGTCCGTCCTCAAGGACATGGACCGGGTATGGCAAAAGCGGTTCCTCACCTGGGGGATCGCCTTCGCCGTGTTCGGCATGCGCATCGTCTTTCCGCTCGCGATCGTCGCGATCGCGGCGGGGATTGGACCGGTAGAGACGATCCGCCTGTCGCTTGACGACCCGGCCCAGTACGAGCGGCTCGTTTCCGGCGCGCACGTGGGCATCGCCGGGTTCGGCGGGGCGTTCCTCGCAATGGTCGGCCTCAAGTTCTTTTTCGACGGGGAGAAGGACGTCCACTGGATCGGCGCCTTCGAACGTTTCCTCGGTCGGTTTGCGGCGCTGCCGGCCGCCGAAATCGGCCTGCTCCTGCTGGCGATCTGGGGCATCTCCCTGCTTCTCCCCGATGCCGAAGCGCTGACGTTCGTCGTCGCCGGCATCCTGGGTATCGTCACGTTCATCGCGGTCGAGGGTGTCTCGACGCTGCTCGAACTGCACGAGGAGAAACAGCGGGTCGTCGGCGCAGCGGTACGCAGCGGCCTGGGCGGGTTCATCTACCTCAACATTCTCGACGCCAGCTTCAGCTTCGACGGCGTGATCGGGGCGTTCGCGCTGTCGAACAACATGATCGTGATTGCGCTGGGCCTGTCGATCGGCGCGATGTTCGTGCGCTCGATGACCATTCACCTCGTCGAGAAGGGCACTCTGGCGCAGTACCGCTATCTCGAACACGGCGCCTTCTGGGCGATCATCGTGCTCGGCGCAATCATGCTGCTGTCGGCCCGCTGGCATATCCCCGAAACGATCACCGGCCTCATCGGTGCAATCCTGATCGGGCTATCGCTGTGGTGGTCGGTCCGCTTCAACCGGGCGAATCCGGAGCCTGCGACATCTGCGAGCGAGCAGCCAGCCGGTTAG
- a CDS encoding tetratricopeptide repeat protein has protein sequence MLLLPALLILAACGGVGGGDREGHAGDWRAMLRAGDGVGAEVALRSELAAGGDRRRFAPYLGEAELLQGDTAAAVGWLAPADFAPDVAAHGYHMLGRLRMQQGDFPAAGRAFDRALGEKGDQPDLWVDIGRLRWRGGEQVQAIEASTRALELGPDDPAALLFRAQLVRDARGNAAALPLLQRGFQAAPRDPGLLGEYAATLGELGRNSEMLEVVRVLAEVNPLHPKVLWLQAVLAARAGDADLARSLLQRGGDLDREIPAAKLLLALIDMDNGNYESAAQGLDRLLRTQPDNTRIAMLLGRALMLGGNNRELVARFADRADAPYFAMLVGRAHEALGDRAKAARYLDRARTSGAMTLRVVPSGTAADGAAAGGRFDGATVVREVRASLTQGRSDDARRKAQAFLNRVPGSSDAAALAGDAAFEAGDARGALALYRQAASVRKLWTLTKRMAAAYDRSGRPAEATALIASHLEGEPLNADAAVVLARRLVDRGELARARTLAARARTLGRNDPLLDGLE, from the coding sequence TTGCTCCTGCTGCCCGCCCTGCTGATTCTGGCGGCATGCGGCGGGGTCGGGGGCGGGGACAGGGAAGGCCACGCCGGCGACTGGCGCGCGATGCTGCGCGCGGGCGACGGGGTCGGGGCGGAAGTGGCGCTCCGATCGGAGCTCGCGGCGGGCGGCGACCGGCGCAGGTTTGCACCGTATCTCGGCGAGGCGGAACTTCTCCAGGGCGACACGGCTGCCGCCGTTGGCTGGCTGGCCCCCGCAGATTTTGCCCCCGATGTCGCCGCGCACGGCTATCACATGCTGGGCCGGCTCCGGATGCAGCAGGGCGATTTTCCGGCCGCGGGGCGGGCTTTCGACCGCGCGCTCGGCGAGAAAGGCGACCAGCCGGACCTGTGGGTCGACATCGGGCGCCTGCGCTGGCGGGGCGGCGAGCAGGTTCAGGCGATCGAGGCGTCCACGCGTGCTCTCGAACTCGGGCCGGACGACCCCGCCGCGCTGCTGTTTCGCGCACAGCTGGTGCGCGATGCACGGGGCAACGCCGCCGCTCTCCCGCTGCTGCAGCGCGGATTTCAAGCCGCGCCACGCGATCCCGGACTGCTCGGCGAATATGCCGCGACGCTGGGTGAACTTGGGCGCAATAGCGAGATGCTTGAGGTCGTCCGCGTTCTTGCGGAGGTCAATCCTTTGCATCCCAAGGTTCTGTGGCTCCAGGCCGTCCTGGCCGCCCGCGCCGGCGATGCCGATCTCGCGCGCAGCCTCCTCCAGCGGGGCGGCGATCTCGATCGCGAGATACCGGCGGCGAAGTTGCTGCTCGCGCTCATCGACATGGACAACGGCAATTACGAAAGCGCCGCGCAGGGGCTCGACCGATTGCTGAGAACACAGCCCGACAACACGCGTATTGCGATGCTGCTAGGGCGCGCGCTCATGCTGGGAGGCAACAACCGCGAACTGGTAGCCCGGTTCGCCGATCGCGCCGATGCACCCTACTTCGCCATGCTCGTCGGCCGCGCGCACGAGGCGCTGGGAGACCGTGCGAAGGCGGCGCGCTACCTCGACCGGGCGCGGACGTCGGGAGCCATGACTCTGCGCGTCGTTCCATCAGGAACCGCGGCCGATGGCGCCGCCGCGGGTGGGCGGTTCGACGGGGCGACGGTGGTGAGGGAAGTGCGCGCCTCGCTGACGCAGGGAAGGTCCGATGATGCCCGCCGGAAAGCGCAGGCATTTCTGAACCGGGTGCCCGGCTCCTCCGACGCCGCGGCACTGGCTGGCGATGCCGCTTTCGAAGCGGGGGATGCCCGCGGCGCACTGGCGCTATACCGCCAGGCAGCGTCGGTGCGGAAGCTGTGGACCCTGACGAAGCGGATGGCAGCGGCTTATGACCGGTCGGGGCGTCCGGCCGAGGCGACTGCGCTGATCGCCTCCCATCTGGAGGGCGAGCCCCTGAACGCTGATGCGGCGGTCGTCCTCGCGCGGCGGCTCGTCGATCGGGGCGAGTTGGCGCGGGCACGGACACTGGCGGCGCGGGCGCGCACGCTGGGCCGCAACGATCCGCTGCTGGACGGGCTGGAGTAA
- the prsK gene encoding XrtA/PEP-CTERM system histidine kinase PrsK, protein MRAEMGAAATWALTGYVLSLAGAIAGAIVAAWLFGHPDPARRERPAVVAALAITALWCVTLAAWGPGSPLSALLETARNLAWIVVLYRLFATDGRDQSLAPIRPLVIVLAVVECLQPAILVVDLQFGGVGAAHQVAFSVEALLRALVSVGALVLLHNLYAGASAAARQVLRWPAAALAGIWAYQLNLYTISWIAGSIPVELTALRGLVSAAAALLFAIGANARAADLRLMPSRAVAFQSLSLLVIGAYLLAMVVLAQSLSLLGDGIGRLTQVGFVALAAILGILWLPSQRLRGWLRVTAFKHLFQHRYDYRTEWLRFTETIGRPGAGGRALPERAAQALAEITDSQGAALLLPAEDGSLDLAGHWQWSELDLPTGACPPEFAAALERTGAVIELDEVRRGADAFGEQASVPAALRGDAKAWAVVPLIHFDRLVGVVVLARPVVQRRLDWEDFDLLKAAGRQLASYLAEQAGHAALLEANRFDEFNRRIAFVMHDIKNLASQLSLLARNAERHAENPEFRKDMLVTITKSAEKLNALLARLGRYGAGGNAAREPVDLSRVARRVAGRFADLNLVELTRADRCVVLANAEGLEQALVHLVQNALDASAPDVPVNLDVSCDGLQGRIEVVDSGAGMSAQFVRDGLFKPFVSSKDGGFGIGAFEARELVRAMGGRLDVQSRPGLGTRFAVVLPLSATAGFFGNHTPEREVA, encoded by the coding sequence GTGCGCGCTGAGATGGGCGCTGCGGCGACCTGGGCGCTGACAGGCTACGTCCTGTCGCTGGCCGGGGCGATCGCGGGCGCGATCGTGGCGGCATGGCTGTTCGGGCATCCCGATCCGGCCCGGCGCGAGCGGCCCGCGGTCGTCGCGGCGCTCGCGATCACCGCGCTGTGGTGCGTAACACTGGCGGCCTGGGGGCCGGGCTCACCGCTTTCCGCGTTGCTCGAGACGGCGCGCAATCTCGCTTGGATAGTGGTGCTCTACCGCCTGTTCGCCACCGACGGCCGCGACCAGAGCCTCGCCCCGATCCGCCCGCTGGTCATCGTGCTGGCGGTCGTCGAGTGCCTGCAGCCGGCGATCCTCGTGGTCGACCTGCAGTTCGGCGGCGTCGGAGCGGCGCATCAGGTCGCGTTCTCGGTCGAGGCTCTGTTGCGAGCGCTGGTCTCGGTTGGCGCGCTCGTGCTGTTGCACAACCTATATGCCGGGGCCTCGGCGGCGGCACGGCAGGTGCTGCGCTGGCCGGCTGCGGCGCTGGCGGGCATCTGGGCCTACCAGCTCAACCTTTACACCATCAGTTGGATTGCCGGGAGCATACCCGTCGAACTGACGGCGCTGCGCGGCCTCGTTTCGGCGGCCGCCGCGCTGCTGTTTGCCATAGGTGCCAATGCCCGCGCGGCGGACCTGCGGCTGATGCCGAGCCGCGCGGTGGCGTTCCAGTCGCTATCGCTGCTGGTCATCGGCGCATACCTGCTCGCGATGGTCGTGCTCGCCCAGTCGCTGAGCCTGCTGGGAGACGGCATCGGCCGCCTCACCCAGGTCGGGTTCGTGGCGCTTGCCGCGATCCTGGGCATTCTGTGGCTTCCTTCGCAGCGGCTGCGCGGCTGGCTGCGGGTGACGGCGTTCAAGCACCTGTTCCAGCACCGTTACGACTACCGGACCGAGTGGCTGCGCTTTACCGAGACGATCGGGCGACCGGGCGCGGGCGGGCGTGCCTTGCCCGAGCGCGCCGCGCAGGCGCTGGCCGAGATCACCGACAGCCAGGGCGCCGCGCTGTTGCTACCGGCGGAAGACGGCAGTCTCGACCTCGCGGGGCACTGGCAATGGAGCGAACTCGACCTGCCGACCGGTGCCTGTCCGCCCGAATTCGCGGCCGCGCTGGAGCGGACGGGCGCCGTAATCGAGCTCGACGAAGTGCGCCGGGGGGCCGATGCGTTCGGCGAGCAGGCGAGCGTGCCTGCCGCGCTGCGCGGCGATGCGAAGGCATGGGCGGTGGTGCCGCTGATCCATTTCGACCGCCTTGTCGGCGTCGTCGTCCTCGCCCGTCCGGTCGTTCAGCGCCGGCTCGACTGGGAGGATTTCGACCTGCTCAAGGCGGCCGGTCGCCAGCTCGCGAGCTATCTCGCAGAACAGGCCGGGCACGCCGCGCTGCTGGAAGCGAACCGGTTCGACGAGTTCAACCGCCGCATCGCGTTCGTGATGCACGACATCAAGAACCTCGCCAGCCAGCTATCGCTGCTTGCGCGCAACGCCGAACGGCACGCCGAGAATCCGGAATTCCGCAAGGACATGCTGGTCACCATCACCAAGAGCGCCGAGAAGCTCAATGCGCTGCTCGCCCGGCTCGGGCGCTACGGCGCCGGCGGCAATGCCGCGCGCGAGCCGGTCGATCTTTCCCGGGTCGCGCGGCGTGTGGCGGGCCGGTTCGCCGACCTCAACCTCGTCGAACTGACACGCGCTGATCGCTGCGTGGTTCTCGCCAACGCAGAGGGGCTGGAACAGGCACTGGTTCATCTCGTCCAGAACGCCCTCGATGCGAGCGCGCCGGACGTACCGGTCAATCTCGACGTGTCGTGCGACGGACTTCAGGGCCGCATCGAAGTGGTCGATTCGGGCGCGGGCATGAGCGCGCAGTTCGTCCGCGACGGGCTGTTTAAGCCGTTCGTTTCGTCGAAGGACGGGGGCTTCGGCATCGGCGCGTTCGAAGCGCGCGAACTGGTCCGCGCGATGGGTGGACGGCTCGACGTCCAATCCCGGCCCGGGCTCGGCACGCGCTTTGCCGTCGTCCTGCCGCTTTCGGCAACGGCGGGCTTCTTCGGCAACCACACCCCCGAACGCGAGGTCGCATGA
- a CDS encoding TIGR03013 family XrtA/PEP-CTERM system glycosyltransferase: MIRLFKHYIPHAVMLLGIFDLVLLVGAGEAAWHIRATQIGSSVGPIADRAGMLALFAGVVWLAMIAVGTYGADALRSMRYAGARLLVAVSLSIIALSVIDFALPGSTFWRSTLLYAMFLSIGLLVADRMLVGSVIGTSAFRRRVLVLGAGERAKRLKALSERPESGFAVVSFIGMNEGTQVLEEAIPRGAIHDLGRFVENIGASEVVLALEERRNSLPLKDLLRIKTHGVHVNDFSSFMERETGRVDLDTLNPSWLIFSDGFSSGRMLSSAAKRVFDVAASGLLLALTFPLIALFALLVKLDSKGPAFFRQTRVGLYGQPFTVHKLRSMRTDAEAGGANWAEKNDPRVTRLGKFIRKVRIDELPQVWTVLTGRMSFVGPRPEVPPFVADLEDKLPYYAERHMVKPGITGWAQINYPYGASVEDARCKLEYDLYYAKNYTPFLDLLILLQTLRVVLWPEGAR; encoded by the coding sequence ATGATCCGCCTATTCAAGCACTACATCCCGCATGCGGTCATGCTGCTCGGGATCTTCGATCTCGTGCTGCTGGTCGGCGCGGGCGAGGCTGCGTGGCACATCCGGGCGACGCAGATCGGATCGAGCGTGGGCCCGATCGCAGACCGAGCGGGCATGCTGGCTTTGTTCGCCGGAGTCGTGTGGCTCGCCATGATCGCGGTGGGCACCTACGGCGCCGATGCGCTGCGCTCTATGCGCTATGCCGGGGCGCGTTTGCTGGTGGCCGTCAGCCTCAGCATCATTGCGCTGTCGGTGATCGATTTCGCGCTGCCTGGTAGCACTTTCTGGCGATCGACGCTGCTCTATGCGATGTTCCTCAGCATAGGGCTGCTGGTCGCAGACAGAATGCTGGTCGGCAGCGTGATCGGCACCTCGGCATTTCGCCGCCGAGTGCTGGTGCTGGGCGCGGGAGAGCGTGCGAAACGTTTGAAAGCCTTGTCGGAGCGGCCCGAAAGCGGCTTCGCCGTCGTCAGCTTCATCGGGATGAACGAGGGCACCCAGGTTCTCGAAGAGGCGATTCCGCGCGGCGCGATCCACGACCTCGGCCGGTTCGTCGAGAACATCGGCGCGAGCGAGGTCGTTCTGGCGCTGGAGGAACGGCGCAACTCGCTGCCGCTCAAGGACCTGCTGCGGATCAAGACGCACGGCGTCCACGTGAATGATTTTTCCAGCTTCATGGAGCGCGAGACCGGGCGCGTCGATCTCGACACGCTCAATCCCAGCTGGCTGATCTTTTCCGACGGCTTCAGTTCGGGCCGGATGCTGTCGAGCGCGGCGAAGCGTGTGTTCGACGTCGCCGCGAGCGGGCTCCTGCTGGCGCTCACCTTTCCGCTCATCGCGCTTTTCGCGCTGCTGGTGAAACTCGACAGCAAGGGGCCGGCGTTCTTCCGCCAGACCCGGGTCGGCCTCTACGGTCAACCGTTCACGGTGCACAAGCTGCGCTCTATGCGGACCGACGCCGAGGCGGGCGGGGCGAATTGGGCGGAGAAGAACGACCCGCGCGTGACCCGGCTCGGCAAGTTCATCCGCAAGGTGCGGATCGACGAGTTGCCGCAGGTCTGGACCGTGCTCACCGGCCGGATGAGCTTCGTCGGACCGCGCCCCGAAGTGCCGCCGTTCGTCGCCGATCTCGAAGACAAGCTGCCGTATTACGCCGAACGGCACATGGTGAAGCCCGGCATTACCGGCTGGGCGCAGATCAACTATCCGTACGGCGCGAGCGTCGAGGACGCCCGCTGCAAGCTCGAATACGACCTTTATTACGCCAAGAACTACACGCCCTTCCTCGACCTGCTGATCCTGCTGCAGACCTTGCGAGTGGTCCTGTGGCCGGAAGGTGCGCGCTGA
- the prsR gene encoding PEP-CTERM-box response regulator transcription factor — MTSKAKPKLLVVEDDEGLQAQLKWAYEDFDVVIAGDRDSALAALRADEPAVVTLDLGLPPEPDGTREGFAVLDAIMALKPDTKVIVASGHGARESALTAIDRGAYDFYQKPVDIDALGLIVRRAFGLHEIEAENRRLAARVGEDKTVLGSMITAAPEMAKVARTIERVANTRVSVMLLGASGTGKELLARGVHDTSDRRGRNFVALNCAAIPETLLEAELFGHEKGAFTGAVAQNKGKIEQAQGGTLFLDEVGDIPLPLQVKLLRFLQERTIERIGGRTAIPVDTRIVCATHQNLEAMIAAGTFREDLFYRLAEIVVKVPALSERPGDAVLLAKHFLHRFAAEMNPAVKGFAPDALAAIDGWHWPGNVRELENRVKRAVIMADGKLVGAGDLDLAAGAEDEGTEALNLKSARERSDRAMIRHALARSEGNISSSAKMLGISRPTLYDLIKQYDLQT, encoded by the coding sequence ATGACGAGCAAGGCCAAACCCAAACTCCTCGTGGTCGAGGACGACGAAGGCCTGCAGGCCCAGCTCAAGTGGGCCTACGAGGATTTCGACGTCGTTATTGCGGGCGACCGCGACAGCGCGCTGGCGGCGCTGCGGGCCGACGAGCCGGCGGTGGTCACGCTCGACCTGGGCCTGCCGCCCGAACCCGACGGCACGCGTGAAGGGTTTGCCGTGCTCGACGCGATCATGGCGCTGAAGCCCGACACCAAGGTGATCGTCGCCAGCGGACACGGCGCCCGCGAAAGCGCGCTGACCGCGATCGACCGGGGCGCCTACGATTTCTACCAGAAGCCGGTCGATATCGACGCGCTCGGCCTCATCGTCCGCCGCGCTTTCGGTCTACACGAGATCGAGGCTGAGAACCGCCGGCTGGCGGCCAGGGTCGGCGAGGACAAGACTGTGCTCGGCAGCATGATCACCGCCGCGCCCGAGATGGCGAAGGTCGCCCGCACGATCGAGCGTGTGGCGAACACCAGGGTCTCGGTCATGCTGCTCGGCGCAAGCGGAACGGGCAAAGAATTGCTGGCGCGCGGGGTCCATGATACGAGCGACCGGCGCGGCCGCAATTTCGTCGCGCTCAACTGTGCGGCCATTCCCGAAACGCTGCTGGAAGCCGAACTGTTCGGCCACGAGAAGGGCGCATTCACCGGCGCGGTGGCGCAGAACAAGGGCAAGATCGAACAGGCCCAAGGCGGCACCCTGTTCCTCGACGAGGTCGGCGACATCCCCCTGCCGTTGCAGGTGAAGCTGCTGCGGTTCCTGCAGGAACGCACGATCGAGCGCATCGGCGGGCGCACCGCGATCCCGGTCGATACGCGGATAGTGTGTGCGACCCATCAGAACCTTGAAGCTATGATCGCTGCGGGGACCTTCCGCGAGGACCTGTTCTACCGGCTGGCGGAAATCGTCGTGAAGGTTCCGGCGCTGTCGGAACGTCCGGGCGATGCAGTCCTGCTCGCCAAGCATTTCCTGCACCGGTTCGCCGCGGAGATGAATCCGGCAGTCAAGGGCTTCGCGCCCGATGCGCTGGCGGCGATCGACGGCTGGCACTGGCCGGGCAACGTGCGCGAACTGGAAAACCGGGTGAAGCGCGCCGTCATCATGGCCGACGGAAAGCTGGTGGGTGCGGGCGACCTCGACCTCGCCGCCGGGGCGGAGGACGAGGGCACCGAGGCGCTCAACCTCAAGAGCGCCCGGGAGCGTTCCGACCGCGCGATGATCCGCCACGCGCTTGCCAGGAGCGAAGGCAACATTTCGAGCAGCGCCAAGATGTTGGGGATCAGCCGCCCGACGCTTTACGATCTCATCAAGCAGTATGACCTGCAAACCTAG
- a CDS encoding bile acid:sodium symporter family protein encodes MKLLSRIDPMVRLLVVAIALASIVPATGAARPVVQGVSNAAIFLLFLLNGLRLPRAEVKRGIGHVRFLLPLALWCFGGMALAGKGLSVALEGSLPYLVALGFLYLGVLPSTVQSATAYSSLAGGNVASSVVAAALLNVAGVFATAPLFAALGGGAAVSMGAGGLAKVFAMLILPFAIGQVLQVRLADWTARHKSLVTWMDRISIAIAVYVAMSGAVEQGLWTRVSPLDWAILLGGVIVFLAAGFAGAWLLSGAARLERPDRIAFLFAGGHKSIAMGAPLAAILFPPAVAGMVLLPLLAYHLLQLVASAPLANRLAARSQMSQAPDSPG; translated from the coding sequence ATGAAGCTGTTGTCCCGGATCGACCCGATGGTGCGCCTGCTGGTCGTTGCCATCGCGCTTGCCAGCATCGTGCCCGCTACCGGCGCTGCGAGACCGGTGGTGCAGGGCGTGTCGAATGCGGCGATCTTCCTCCTTTTTCTGCTCAATGGCCTCCGGCTGCCGCGGGCAGAGGTGAAGCGGGGTATCGGCCATGTGCGCTTTCTGCTGCCGCTGGCGCTGTGGTGTTTCGGCGGAATGGCACTGGCGGGGAAGGGACTGTCGGTCGCACTGGAGGGCAGCCTGCCGTATCTCGTCGCATTGGGGTTCCTCTACCTCGGCGTCCTGCCGTCGACCGTGCAATCGGCGACCGCCTATTCATCGCTGGCCGGCGGAAATGTTGCCAGTTCGGTGGTGGCCGCCGCGTTGCTCAACGTGGCCGGCGTATTCGCGACTGCGCCGCTGTTTGCCGCGCTGGGCGGCGGGGCGGCGGTCTCGATGGGTGCGGGGGGACTGGCGAAGGTCTTCGCGATGCTGATCCTGCCCTTCGCGATCGGGCAGGTTTTGCAGGTGCGGCTGGCGGACTGGACCGCGCGGCACAAGTCGCTGGTAACCTGGATGGACCGGATATCGATTGCGATCGCGGTCTATGTCGCGATGTCGGGCGCGGTGGAACAGGGGCTGTGGACGCGGGTCTCGCCGCTCGATTGGGCAATCCTGCTGGGCGGGGTGATCGTATTCCTTGCGGCGGGGTTTGCCGGCGCATGGCTGCTGTCGGGCGCCGCGCGGCTCGAGCGGCCGGACCGGATCGCGTTCCTGTTCGCGGGCGGGCACAAGAGCATCGCGATGGGAGCGCCACTCGCCGCGATCCTGTTTCCGCCGGCGGTCGCCGGGATGGTCCTGCTCCCGCTGCTTGCCTACCACCTGCTGCAACTGGTCGCCTCGGCCCCGCTGGCTAACCGGCTGGCTGCTCGCTCGCAGATGTCGCAGGCTCCGGATTCGCCCGGTTGA
- the panB gene encoding 3-methyl-2-oxobutanoate hydroxymethyltransferase: MSTTFQLDTATSRANPTPQPMRRLTVPAIKGRKADGKTADPLVMLTAYTARQAQLLDQHCDMLLVGDSLGQVIYGLPSTLQVTLDMMVAHGAAVVRGSYRSLVIVDMPFGTYEASPEKAFVSASRIMAETGCAAVKLEGGAAMAETIAFLSGRGIPVMAHVGLTPQAVNSLGGYGARGRSDEEHAKIMADGKAVQDAGAFAVVAEGVIEPIAIELTGALTIPVIGIGASARCDGQVLVTEDMLGMFERVPRFVKRYEDMASVISKAAATYAAEVRDRSFPTSDQTYQPKA; the protein is encoded by the coding sequence ATGTCCACCACCTTCCAGCTCGACACCGCGACCAGCCGCGCCAACCCCACGCCGCAGCCGATGCGGCGGCTCACCGTACCCGCAATCAAGGGGCGCAAGGCCGACGGGAAGACCGCCGATCCGCTGGTCATGCTGACCGCCTACACCGCCCGCCAAGCACAGTTGCTCGACCAGCACTGTGACATGCTGCTGGTCGGGGACTCGCTGGGGCAGGTGATCTACGGTCTGCCGAGCACGCTGCAGGTGACGCTGGACATGATGGTCGCGCACGGGGCGGCGGTGGTCCGCGGAAGCTATCGCAGTCTCGTCATCGTCGACATGCCGTTCGGCACTTACGAGGCGAGCCCCGAGAAGGCGTTTGTGAGCGCAAGCCGGATCATGGCCGAAACCGGCTGCGCCGCGGTCAAGCTGGAAGGCGGCGCGGCGATGGCCGAAACGATCGCGTTTCTCTCGGGGCGCGGCATCCCGGTGATGGCGCACGTCGGCCTCACTCCCCAGGCGGTCAATTCCCTGGGCGGCTACGGCGCGCGCGGGCGCAGCGACGAGGAACACGCCAAGATCATGGCCGACGGCAAGGCGGTACAGGATGCCGGCGCCTTCGCGGTCGTCGCGGAAGGGGTGATCGAGCCGATCGCCATCGAACTCACCGGCGCGCTGACCATCCCCGTCATCGGCATCGGCGCGAGCGCCCGGTGCGACGGACAGGTCCTCGTCACCGAGGATATGCTCGGCATGTTCGAGCGCGTGCCCCGCTTCGTGAAGCGCTACGAGGACATGGCAAGCGTCATCTCGAAGGCCGCCGCAACATACGCCGCCGAAGTGCGCGACCGCAGCTTCCCGACGTCCGACCAGACCTACCAGCCCAAGGCCTAA